The Mycoplasmopsis columbinasalis genomic interval CACTTTGATGCAACTAACTACTTAACCATTGCACCAGGTGTGGTTGTCGGTTACTCACGTAACAAAAAAACCGAACAAGCTCTTAAAAACAGAGGTATTACCGTACTTTCATTCGATGGTAACCAATTATCATTAGGAATGGGTAGTGCTCGTTGTATGTCAATGCCACTTGTTCGTGAAGACATTGAATAATTTTTAATTTTCAAACACAAAAAGTTTTCAAATTACTTTTTGTAGATTTTTCACAGCTTTTATGTGCAGCGAACTTGTTTTAGCGAATTCTACTGTGTTATAGGGTTCAAATAAAATTTACTATCTCAAATATTTTCAAACATACCCATTTTTGGATAGTATTTTTTATAGTATCTTGGCAGAAAGAATTTTGCTATGACAATTTTGCTCCATATAACTATTTTCACTTAATTTTTAATCAAAATAGAGGAGTAAAATGCCAAGAAATTTATTAGGTCGTTCACTTGATAGTGCGCTTAACTGAACAACAGAAGAAGTTAATTACGTGCTTGACCTTTCACTTGACCTTAAAAAAGCTAAACAACAAGGTTTACATGTTAACACCAGACCACTTGTTGGCAAAAACATCGTAATTCTTTTCCAAAAAGATTCAACCAGAACACGTTGTGCTTTTGAAGTGGCAGCTGCTGACTTAGGAGCATCATGTACATACATCGGACCAGCTGGTTCAAACTTTGGTAAAAAAGAATCGATCGAAGATACAGCTAAAGTTTTAGGCCAAATGTATGATGGTATCGAATTTAGAGGTTTCAAACAATCAGATGTTGATGCGCTTGTGAAATACTCAGGTGTGCCAGTGTGAAATGGTTTAACTGACGCAGAACACCCAACTCAAATGTTTGCTGACTACATGACCATCAAAGAATTCAAAGGCGACCTTAAAGGTAAAAAACTTGTGTTCGCAGGTGACATCAAGAATAATGTTGCTCGTTCATTGCTTATCGGTGCTGCTTTCTTTGGTGTGCACATTGTGCTTTGTGGACCAAAATCACAACACGAAATTGTTAAAAATGGTCCAGACCACAAAGCGGTTTTTGATGCTTGTCAAGAATTATTCAAGAGAAATGGTGGTTCAGTCACATTCTCAGACAATAAACTCGAAGCAGCTAAAGATGCTGATGCAATTTACACTGACGTGTGAGTATCACTTGGTGAAGACTTTTCATTATTTGAACCAAGAATTCAAGAATTAGGTAAATTCCAAGTAGATATGGACATGATTAAAGCAGCGAAAGAAGATGTCATTTTCCTTCACTGCTTACCAGCATTCCACGACGACCACACTCAATTCTCAGCTGAAATTAAAGCTACACTTGGCGCTAAATATCCAGTAGTAGCTACTGGTGCAATGGAAGTTACCGACGAAGTGTTCCAATCAAAATACAACAAATCAATCGAACAAGCTGGTAACAGAATGCACACAATCAAGGCAGTAATTTTAGCAACTTTAGGTTACTAATTACATTTCATTTTGCCAATTACGTTATGGCATAGTGATAAATAAAAAAACAGGAAATTTATAATGTCAAAAAAAATAGTTATTGCCTTAGGTGGAAATGCACTTGGTAACACCCCAAGTGAGCAAAAAGAATTGGTGCAAGTACCAGCTAAAAAAGTTGCTGAACTCATCAAAGCTGGCAACAAAGTTTTAGTAGGTCACGGCAATGGTCCGCAAGTTGGTATGATCTTCAACGCTTTTGCTGATGCTAAAAAAAGTAATCCTAAAACTGCACTTGTACCTTTTGCTGAAGCAGGTGGTATGAGCCAAGGTTACATTGGTTACCACATGTTAACTGCTATTTCAAACGAATTAATTAAAACTGGACTTGGTGCAAAGCAAGTACTTTACTACTTGACCCAAACAATTGTTGACGCTAACGATAAAGCCTTTGCTAATCCAACCAAACCAGTTGGTCCTTTCTACGCTACCAAAGCAGATGCTGAAGCAAACAATCCTAATTCAGTTATTGTTGAAGATGCTGGTCGTGGCTACCGTAAAGTTGTACCATCACCAAAACCACTTGATGTTGTTGGTTTAAGCGCGATGAAAGCAGCTTTCGATGCCGGTCACGTGGTGATTGCCGGAGGTGGCGGTGGTATTCCAACTATTATCAATGCTGATGGTACATACCAAGGTGTTGATGGAGTTATTGACAAAGACTTTGCGCTTGCTAAAATCGCAGCGAAAGTGGAAGCTGATACCTTTGTAATTCTTACTGCTGTTGATTACATTTATGTCAACTACAACAAACCTGATCAAAAGAAACTTGAAACAGTCACAGTTTCAGAATTAGAAACTTACATTGGTCAAAATCAATTTGCTCCAGGTAGTATGCTACCAAAAGTGCAAGCTGCAATTGATTTTGTAAAAGCAAACAAAACAAATGTAGCTTTAATTGCTTCACTTGATAAAGTAGAAGAAGCACTCGCTGGTCATAGTGGTACCAAAATTATTTTTGGTTAAACAATTAACTTAACTTATAAATAGAAAGCTAATAACTCGTTAGCTAACACTAATAATTTTGCGTTTAACTTTATAACATAGAGTTATTCGCAAACATACGATACTTAAACTTCTACCTTTTTGTTACATTTACTGTTTTAGCAGTAGAAACTAACAAAAAGATGGTTGCAACTCTGTTGACGAAAATTGCAACCATTATCCCTCTTTCGTCTAGTAAGGAACATTATGAGTAATCAAGAAACAAAAAATGCTCCTGAGATTAGTCAAAAAAAGAAAATTTCCTTCTTTTCTGCCATGCTAATTGTTGTTGGTGGATCAATTGGCGCGGGAATTTTCTTCAAGTCAGAATCAGTGCTTAGTAATTCACAAAGCAGCTTGATCCTTGCGATTTTTTCGTGAATCTTAGCTTCTTTTGCAATTATTTGCATGGCGCTTGCGCTTATTGAAATTGCGAGCGTAAAAAATGACAACTTATCTCTTATTAGTTGAGCAAAAATTTTTACTAACCGAACTTTGTACAACGCGACAAAGAACTTTATGACTTACATCTATCTACCATTAACCTACTTCTTTATGCCACTTTATGTGTTTTTACCACTACAAGATGGGCTTGGGGCTCTAATCAACACAGATGCAAGTCCGGCTGTAATTGGCACACAAGTAGATTGATTAATTTGATTAATCATCGCGTTAGTGCTTACAGTTTACTTTCTAACTATTCCAGCTTTCTTCTCAAAAGTTGGTGATGTGCAAAACAAAATTGTGCTTTCAATTAAATTTATTCCTTTACTTTTCGTGGCTTTAATTGGCTTTGTACTTGCTTTTTCTGGTCACGGTGGTTTACAAGATGTAAAAGCAGGAATTGTTATTCCTAGTGATGGAGAATTAACTCCAGTAGCAGGTGCTACACTTTCACAAGTAAGTGGTATGGGTGCTTTCTTTGGAATTTTTCTTTCATTAACTGCAATTTTCTTTGCATACGATGGTTTCTATGTTGCTGCTGGTATTTCATCAGAAATGAAACAACCTAAAAAAACTCCACTTGCTATTTTCCTTGGCCTTGGTGTTACTACAATTATTTATGTAGTGATTGCAATTTCAATGTCAATTAACGGTGGTTCATTCACAAATATGCGTGAGCAAATGATTAGCTTGTTTGGTGGTGCAGGTAACCAAGCAGCAGTCAAAGCTGGTAACACCATCTATGGTTTAATTAACATCTTTATTGCAATTGGTGTGCTTGGAATCATTAATGGTTTTTCAATGTGAGCACCACGTTTTGTTGAAGATCTAATCGCTCAAGGTGAATTACCATACTGACAAAAATTCTTCCGTAAACTAAATTCTAATAAACCAAAAGTTGGTTCACTTTACAGCATAGCAATTTCAATTCCAATTGTTGTATTATTCTTTATTATAGGTGCATACGGTTATTATCCTACTGTATCATACTACGATGTTTATGGTGGCGTGACAATGCATAAACTTTATAGTTTTGCTGATTTGATGTCAAACTGAACGGCCTTGTTCACATTTGGATTTATTTCCTTCGCTATTTTCGGGGCGTTGTTGAACAAAAAAACAAACAAAATTAAAATTAATCAAACCGTCAAAGGATTCAAATTCTTTGCCGCTACTTCGGTGGCTCTTATCTGGCTTGCACTTTCAATGCAAGTGATCGAACCTTTTGCTAATATCTTTAGTTTAGCAGTCTTGCAAAAAGAAGGCAACCCTAATTACACTTCTGCAGTTGTTTCACGTGTAATGACAATTGTTGTACTCTTTATTTTCATTGGACTTTCATTTGGTCCATCAATCATTGAAGATAAACTTCACATTAAAAAATATGGTTCGCTTGCAAATTGAGAAGCTGAAAAATCAAGAATTTTAGCAACTGCGCAAGTTTAAACTATGTTATTTGATTAATAAAAAAACACAATCAGGCACAATGATTGTGTTTTTATTTTGTTTCTGCGTCTGGTTGAATTGTTTGTGTTTGTTGTCAGTGTTGGTTAAGTTTTCTAAGTTCTGCGAGAATTAATTCTTGTGTATCAGGTTGTGGTGTAACAGAAGGGGTTTGCGATTTTTTCGTTGCCTTTTTTGCTACTACAATGTTCCGGACTAAAAAGATGGCTCACAAGGTGATAAAAACAATTAAGGCAACAATTAAGAATGAAATTAACGCTGCGAGAAACTTACCAATTAAAACTGCACCAACCTTTAAATCAGCAACACTATCAACTTTAAAAGTGTTCGCAATTGCTGCCATAATTACATCATTAGCAAGTGATTTAACAACTTCATTAAAAGCTGCTCCAAGTAACAATCCGATTGCTAACATAAACATATTTCCACGTTTAACCACGTTTCAGGCATCTTTCCCTGCTTTTTTAAACATTTGTACTCCTTTTTTGCATAAAAAAATACCATTGAAGGTATTTCTGGTGATAATCATCAAATGGTGGAGAGTAAGGGGCTCGAACCCATGACCCTCGCCTTGTAAGGGCGATGCTCTCCCAACTGAGCTAACTCTCCAAATGGTAGTCTGTACGGGGATCGAACCCGTGCATGCATGGATGAAAACCATGTGTGTTAACCGCTTCACCAACAGACCAATTATATGGCGCCGATTACAAGGATCGAACTTGTGACCAACTGGTTAACAGCCAGCTGCTCTACCGCTGAGCTAAATCGGCATTCGTTTAAATGTTGCTTATTAATTATAGAGTAAAAACTTTTTTACAAAAATATTTTTTAAAAATTTTTTTAAGAGTTTTTGCACTTGTAAATTTGGTCTAAATTAATTAACAAATTTAATTTTAATTACGATGTATATATCTATAACATATATAGATTAGTAAATAAAAACACAAATAAGTGTCTTTTAATTATAGAGAAAAAAGTTTACTTGTGAGAAAAATTTTGACTTTTAATTTAAATAAATCGCTAATCATAAAGCCTCTGGTGAAGTTGACACAATTTTGTGTTTAGCTTTAGCGTCAATTTTAAGTATATCACCTGCTTTCATATGAATCAGCTGCCCTTGTTTGTCGCTTAAAAGAGCTGTACCTTTGTATAGTAAACAAAATTCAATTCCTTGATTTATCATTCAGCCAGTTTCAACAAGAGAATTAGAAGCGATTGCAGCAATTTTTATTTGCTTTGACTCAAAAAGCGGAAGAAAACATTCCGAATTCTGAGCTGGTTTATTTTCATTAAAAAATTCATCAAGATTAATTATTTTGTTTAGTTTAAGCATTCGTATGTCCTTATTATTATAGAAAGTTTACTGTCAATACTTTTTTAAATGCATAAATTAAATAAAAGAGGCAGTATTAACATTTTCAAACTATTTAACTAAATTATCTATTTTTACTTCAGTTACAATATTGATTTTCTAAATCACTTAAAGAAAATAATACAAAATGATCATTTTTTTAACTAAAAGAAGTTTCAGCATTACGTATAATTTATGACATATGTCGTCGAAAACAATATTGATTACTGACTTAACAACAAACAGTAAAGCACAACAACTTTTTTACGAGTTAAATAATCACTTTGAAAATAAAATTCAGTTAATAAGCCTATATTATAGTGGTTTTCACAATTTTACTTTTCAAGGCAAACTTGATAACCAACTAGTTCAAATAAGAATTCCAAATAATGATTTTGTGAATCATGACGCAGAAGAATTAGTGTTAAAAAATGACCCGGATTATCTTTATTATCACAAAGGCGTTTTTGTGAAAAAATGATTTAATGGAAAAACATTGAACGAAATTGAATTGACTGATGAAAAACAATTAGCAATTTTAAATGAGTTAAAAAAATTTCAAAATCAAAAAATCAATAACATTGGCGCGATAAATTGAAATACTTATGGAGAGATAACTGACGAACGTTTTAAAAAGTATCTTTCTTATTTTAAAAAACAAAACTGAAATATTACGCATGGCGATTTAAATAACCAAAATATTTTAATTGATGATAACTTGAATGTGAAATTCATCGATTTCGAATGAGTTAGATTAAATCATTTTGCTTTTGATTTAATTTCACTACTAGATTCTTGTTCTTTCTCTTTAGAAAATATTCAAAAAGTTTTCAAAGTGTCGCTTTCTGATCTTAATAAAATGCGTTATATGTGTCAAAAACTAAGCGAAAAAGCATTCGAAATTAAATATAGTAAACTTGATTTTGAAAAATTACAAATGACCAAAATCACTGGCGGCTTGTCTAATGAAAATTATCGCTTTAGTAACTATTTTTTGCAATTAAAAGTTCCGAAATTTCAAGCGTTTAAAGTGAAATATAGCAAATTTAATAAACTGAATTTTGTACCAAAAGTTTTATATGAAGATTCGACGAAAATTATTAGAAAATACATAGATTCGCAAAAAATAGATTTCGAAGATAAGGGCATTTTAAGAAAAATAGTTCTTAATATCAAAGCCTTTCATAACGCTAAATTAGGACGTTTGCCGAAAAATAATTTGTATGAAAGAAGCAATTATTACGCAAAAGCAAACAATGAATTGGCAGCTCAAAAATTAAAAAAATATTTGGGAGAAAAGCAATACGAAAAGCTCATGCTTTTGCTAAAAAATATTCCAAACGTTTGCGTTTCACACAATGATTTAAATGAAAAAAATATACTTTTAGATCAAAATAAAAAAATTTGGTTTATCGATTTTGAATATACAACAAGTGGCCATCCGTACATAGATTTAGCTTATTTTTCTTCTTCAGTTTTTATGAATGATGAAACAGAAAAATGATTTTTATTAACGTATGATTCAAACATTAATTT includes:
- the argF gene encoding ornithine carbamoyltransferase → MPRNLLGRSLDSALNWTTEEVNYVLDLSLDLKKAKQQGLHVNTRPLVGKNIVILFQKDSTRTRCAFEVAAADLGASCTYIGPAGSNFGKKESIEDTAKVLGQMYDGIEFRGFKQSDVDALVKYSGVPVWNGLTDAEHPTQMFADYMTIKEFKGDLKGKKLVFAGDIKNNVARSLLIGAAFFGVHIVLCGPKSQHEIVKNGPDHKAVFDACQELFKRNGGSVTFSDNKLEAAKDADAIYTDVWVSLGEDFSLFEPRIQELGKFQVDMDMIKAAKEDVIFLHCLPAFHDDHTQFSAEIKATLGAKYPVVATGAMEVTDEVFQSKYNKSIEQAGNRMHTIKAVILATLGY
- the arcC gene encoding carbamate kinase, encoding MSKKIVIALGGNALGNTPSEQKELVQVPAKKVAELIKAGNKVLVGHGNGPQVGMIFNAFADAKKSNPKTALVPFAEAGGMSQGYIGYHMLTAISNELIKTGLGAKQVLYYLTQTIVDANDKAFANPTKPVGPFYATKADAEANNPNSVIVEDAGRGYRKVVPSPKPLDVVGLSAMKAAFDAGHVVIAGGGGGIPTIINADGTYQGVDGVIDKDFALAKIAAKVEADTFVILTAVDYIYVNYNKPDQKKLETVTVSELETYIGQNQFAPGSMLPKVQAAIDFVKANKTNVALIASLDKVEEALAGHSGTKIIFG
- a CDS encoding APC family permease, whose translation is MSNQETKNAPEISQKKKISFFSAMLIVVGGSIGAGIFFKSESVLSNSQSSLILAIFSWILASFAIICMALALIEIASVKNDNLSLISWAKIFTNRTLYNATKNFMTYIYLPLTYFFMPLYVFLPLQDGLGALINTDASPAVIGTQVDWLIWLIIALVLTVYFLTIPAFFSKVGDVQNKIVLSIKFIPLLFVALIGFVLAFSGHGGLQDVKAGIVIPSDGELTPVAGATLSQVSGMGAFFGIFLSLTAIFFAYDGFYVAAGISSEMKQPKKTPLAIFLGLGVTTIIYVVIAISMSINGGSFTNMREQMISLFGGAGNQAAVKAGNTIYGLINIFIAIGVLGIINGFSMWAPRFVEDLIAQGELPYWQKFFRKLNSNKPKVGSLYSIAISIPIVVLFFIIGAYGYYPTVSYYDVYGGVTMHKLYSFADLMSNWTALFTFGFISFAIFGALLNKKTNKIKINQTVKGFKFFAATSVALIWLALSMQVIEPFANIFSLAVLQKEGNPNYTSAVVSRVMTIVVLFIFIGLSFGPSIIEDKLHIKKYGSLANWEAEKSRILATAQV
- a CDS encoding large conductance mechanosensitive channel protein MscL; this translates as MFKKAGKDAWNVVKRGNMFMLAIGLLLGAAFNEVVKSLANDVIMAAIANTFKVDSVADLKVGAVLIGKFLAALISFLIVALIVFITLWAIFLVRNIVVAKKATKKSQTPSVTPQPDTQELILAELRKLNQHWQQTQTIQPDAETK
- a CDS encoding cupin domain-containing protein, which encodes MLKLNKIINLDEFFNENKPAQNSECFLPLFESKQIKIAAIASNSLVETGWMINQGIEFCLLYKGTALLSDKQGQLIHMKAGDILKIDAKAKHKIVSTSPEALWLAIYLN
- a CDS encoding phosphotransferase, which encodes MSSKTILITDLTTNSKAQQLFYELNNHFENKIQLISLYYSGFHNFTFQGKLDNQLVQIRIPNNDFVNHDAEELVLKNDPDYLYYHKGVFVKKWFNGKTLNEIELTDEKQLAILNELKKFQNQKINNIGAINWNTYGEITDERFKKYLSYFKKQNWNITHGDLNNQNILIDDNLNVKFIDFEWVRLNHFAFDLISLLDSCSFSLENIQKVFKVSLSDLNKMRYMCQKLSEKAFEIKYSKLDFEKLQMTKITGGLSNENYRFSNYFLQLKVPKFQAFKVKYSKFNKLNFVPKVLYEDSTKIIRKYIDSQKIDFEDKGILRKIVLNIKAFHNAKLGRLPKNNLYERSNYYAKANNELAAQKLKKYLGEKQYEKLMLLLKNIPNVCVSHNDLNEKNILLDQNKKIWFIDFEYTTSGHPYIDLAYFSSSVFMNDETEKWFLLTYDSNINFDLYYQFKLLINFYGILWMMFLFPETDFLTFDRNIENLNKYLKYIDVPFNE